Proteins from a single region of Starkeya sp. ORNL1:
- the xseA gene encoding exodeoxyribonuclease VII large subunit translates to MVDPIESPVSNNPDWTVSELSGALKRTVEDAFGHVRVRGEISGFRGQHSSGHAYFSLKDAGARLDAVVWKGNFGRLRVRPEEGLEVVAIGRVTTFPGKSSYQIVIEQIDYAGAGAIMAMLEERKRRLAAEGLFATERKRRPPFLPAVIGVVTSPTGAVIRDILHRLNDRFPRRVIVWPVRVQGDTCGAEVAAAIRGFNALAPGGVVPRPDVLIVARGGGSLEDLLGFSDEAVVRAAAESDIPLIAAVGHETDVTLIDFAADVRAPTPTAAAEMAVPVRAELVAEVEGLRARMRACMTRGHDRRRADLKAIARHLPSGEALLAVPRQRLDIASQRLPKALRANTAAHRLMLVRVEARFGVGRLNALIERRRERFTLFAGRLDSALKANARAHGERIGRARERLGTAGERLPLAFARQLSERGRRLDALGKMLNALSYQGVLARGFALVRDASGTPVRLAASLQNGDALDIQFADGSVPAVVGGPGTVVKPPTPPRRRTAKARDKDARETGLRSPPDQPTLFEN, encoded by the coding sequence ATGGTCGACCCTATCGAATCGCCGGTTTCCAACAATCCCGACTGGACGGTGTCGGAACTCTCCGGGGCGCTGAAGCGCACCGTGGAGGACGCCTTCGGCCATGTGCGCGTGCGCGGCGAGATCTCCGGGTTTCGCGGCCAGCACTCTTCGGGCCACGCCTATTTCTCGCTGAAGGACGCCGGCGCCCGGCTCGACGCGGTGGTGTGGAAGGGCAATTTCGGCCGGCTCCGGGTGAGACCGGAGGAAGGGCTGGAAGTGGTCGCCATCGGGCGCGTCACCACCTTCCCCGGCAAGTCGTCCTACCAGATCGTCATCGAGCAGATCGACTATGCCGGTGCCGGCGCCATCATGGCGATGCTGGAAGAGCGTAAGCGCCGCCTCGCCGCCGAGGGGCTGTTCGCCACGGAGCGCAAACGCCGCCCGCCCTTCCTGCCAGCGGTGATCGGCGTCGTCACCTCGCCGACCGGCGCGGTGATCCGCGACATACTGCATCGCCTGAACGACCGTTTCCCGCGCCGGGTCATCGTCTGGCCGGTGCGGGTGCAGGGCGACACCTGCGGGGCGGAGGTCGCCGCGGCGATACGCGGCTTCAACGCGCTTGCCCCCGGCGGCGTGGTGCCGCGGCCGGACGTGCTGATCGTCGCCCGCGGCGGCGGCTCGCTGGAAGACCTGCTCGGCTTCAGCGATGAAGCGGTGGTGCGCGCCGCCGCCGAGAGCGACATCCCGCTGATCGCCGCGGTCGGCCACGAGACCGACGTGACCTTGATCGACTTCGCCGCCGATGTGCGGGCGCCGACCCCGACCGCCGCCGCCGAGATGGCGGTGCCGGTGCGCGCGGAACTCGTCGCCGAGGTGGAGGGCCTGCGTGCCCGGATGCGGGCCTGCATGACCCGCGGCCATGACCGGCGCCGGGCCGACCTGAAGGCGATCGCCCGGCATCTGCCGAGCGGCGAGGCGCTGCTGGCGGTGCCCCGGCAGCGGCTCGACATCGCTTCGCAGCGCCTGCCCAAGGCGTTGCGCGCCAATACCGCGGCGCACCGGTTGATGCTGGTCCGTGTCGAGGCGCGCTTCGGCGTCGGCCGGCTCAATGCGCTGATCGAGCGGCGGCGCGAGCGCTTCACGCTGTTTGCCGGGCGGCTCGATAGTGCGCTCAAGGCCAATGCCCGCGCGCATGGCGAGCGTATCGGCCGCGCCCGCGAGCGGCTCGGCACGGCGGGCGAGCGGCTGCCCCTCGCCTTCGCCCGCCAGCTTAGCGAGCGCGGACGCCGCCTCGATGCACTGGGCAAGATGCTGAACGCCCTCTCCTATCAGGGCGTGCTGGCGCGCGGCTTCGCCCTGGTGCGCGATGCCTCAGGCACCCCGGTGCGCCTTGCCGCCAGCCTCCAGAATGGCGACGCGCTCGATATCCAGTTCGCGGATGGCTCCGTGCCGGCCGTGGTCGGCGGGCCGGGAACCGTCGTGAAACCGCCTACGCCCCCACGCCGCCGAACGGCGAAAGCCCGCGACAAGGACGCGCGCGAGACGGGCTTGCGCTCGCCGCCCGACCAACCCACCTTGTTCGAGAATTGA
- a CDS encoding DUF2093 domain-containing protein has protein sequence MNRFERFPSSSREAEVRYLDGDFRVVRPGTFVRCAVTGQPIPLDELRYWSVDLQEAYSSPQAVMARLHPERGAR, from the coding sequence ATGAACCGCTTCGAACGCTTTCCCTCCTCCTCGCGCGAAGCCGAGGTGCGTTATCTCGATGGCGACTTCCGCGTCGTGCGGCCCGGCACCTTCGTGCGCTGCGCGGTGACCGGCCAGCCCATCCCGCTCGACGAGCTGCGCTATTGGAGCGTCGACCTGCAGGAGGCCTATTCCAGCCCGCAGGCGGTGATGGCGCGCCTCCATCCGGAGCGTGGCGCGCGCTGA
- the moeB gene encoding molybdopterin-synthase adenylyltransferase MoeB, whose translation MSTDAPASSSPPARAAAFSPEEVERYARHIILREIGGPGQQKLKRAHVLVIGAGGLGAPALLYLAAAGIGHLTVMDDDEVSLSNLQRQVIHTTPNVGQPKAASAAEMIAALNPHVVVEAVAERITAENALERIAAADVVIDGSDTFSTRYLVADACALAKRPLVTAALGRFDATVTTIRAHETRADGTPNPTYRCLFPEPPPPGTVPTCAEAGILGALAGIAGSLIALEAIRAIVGFGEGLVGRLLMIDTLTMRFETLDYAWDPDNPLTGETPTITDLSAHRR comes from the coding sequence ATGTCCACTGACGCCCCCGCCAGCTCATCCCCGCCCGCCCGCGCCGCCGCCTTCTCGCCCGAGGAGGTGGAGCGCTATGCCCGCCATATCATCCTCAGGGAGATCGGCGGTCCCGGCCAGCAGAAGCTGAAGCGCGCCCATGTGCTGGTGATCGGCGCCGGCGGGCTCGGCGCCCCGGCGCTGCTCTATCTCGCCGCCGCCGGCATCGGCCATCTCACCGTGATGGACGATGACGAGGTCTCGCTGTCCAATCTGCAGCGGCAGGTTATCCACACCACCCCGAATGTCGGCCAGCCCAAGGCGGCGAGCGCGGCGGAGATGATCGCGGCTCTCAACCCGCATGTGGTGGTGGAGGCAGTGGCCGAGCGCATCACCGCGGAGAACGCGCTGGAGCGCATCGCCGCCGCCGATGTCGTGATCGACGGCTCGGACACCTTCTCCACGCGCTATCTGGTGGCGGATGCCTGCGCTCTGGCGAAGCGTCCGCTGGTCACCGCCGCGCTCGGGCGCTTCGACGCCACCGTGACCACGATCCGCGCCCACGAGACGCGCGCCGACGGCACGCCGAACCCAACCTATCGCTGCCTGTTCCCCGAACCGCCGCCGCCCGGAACGGTGCCGACCTGCGCGGAAGCCGGCATTCTCGGCGCGCTTGCCGGCATCGCCGGTTCGCTCATCGCGCTGGAGGCGATCCGCGCCATTGTTGGCTTCGGCGAGGGGCTGGTCGGCCGGCTGTTGATGATCGACACGCTGACCATGCGCTTCGAAACGCTGGATTATGCCTGGGATCCGGACAACCCGCTCACCGGCGAGACGCCGACGATCACGGATCTGTCGGCGCACCGGCGCTGA
- a CDS encoding patatin-like phospholipase family protein yields the protein MFLARLRSLPRLVGALALLVAVTACSSLPRTPYTEADATMGLPMGIPHVRIWADGSMAELAPALRQFRAARDRAGFRDYSIMAISGGGEDGAYGAGLLNGWSEQGSRPREFSVVTGVSTGALIAPFAFLGSAYDHMLTEVYTQTDFNDILSGNPIAGLFREGVYSTDPLRRMVAKYVDAAFLARVAEEHRKGRRLLVLTTNLDAQRPVMWDMGAIADSGNPRSVDLFRRVLVGSASIPGAFEPMMIDVVRDGRTFQEMHVDGGTTMQVLAVPTKVAAAGGDFVGTAQSRSFYVLLNKKFSPDFDLTKRSTFAIAARGFDTLMKSDTYGTVLDSYRFAQKFKYKFQLGFIPDSFTMKEQGVFERSYMNALYQVGYEAGRRGGDWHDVPPGLYN from the coding sequence ATGTTCCTCGCCCGGCTGCGTTCCTTGCCCCGCCTCGTCGGCGCGCTCGCTCTGCTCGTCGCGGTGACGGCGTGCTCCTCGCTGCCGCGTACCCCCTACACCGAAGCCGATGCCACCATGGGCTTGCCCATGGGCATTCCGCATGTGCGCATCTGGGCCGATGGCTCGATGGCGGAACTTGCGCCGGCGCTGCGCCAGTTTCGCGCCGCGCGCGACCGCGCCGGCTTCCGCGACTACTCCATCATGGCGATCTCGGGTGGCGGCGAGGACGGCGCTTATGGCGCGGGGCTGCTGAACGGCTGGTCGGAGCAGGGCAGCCGGCCACGGGAATTCTCCGTAGTGACCGGCGTTTCCACCGGTGCGCTGATCGCGCCCTTCGCCTTTCTCGGCTCGGCCTATGACCACATGCTGACCGAGGTCTATACCCAGACCGATTTCAACGACATCCTCTCCGGCAACCCGATCGCCGGGCTGTTCCGTGAGGGCGTCTACAGCACCGATCCGCTGCGCCGCATGGTGGCGAAATATGTCGATGCCGCCTTCCTGGCACGGGTCGCCGAGGAACACCGCAAGGGCCGGCGGCTCCTGGTGCTGACCACAAATCTCGACGCCCAGCGCCCGGTGATGTGGGACATGGGTGCCATAGCGGACAGCGGAAACCCGCGTTCGGTCGACCTGTTCCGCCGCGTGCTGGTGGGCTCGGCGAGCATTCCCGGCGCCTTCGAGCCAATGATGATCGACGTAGTGCGCGACGGGCGCACCTTCCAGGAGATGCATGTCGACGGCGGCACTACCATGCAGGTGCTGGCGGTGCCGACCAAGGTGGCGGCGGCCGGCGGCGATTTCGTAGGTACGGCGCAGTCGCGCAGCTTCTACGTGCTGCTCAACAAGAAATTCTCGCCGGACTTCGACCTGACCAAGCGCTCGACCTTCGCCATCGCGGCACGCGGCTTCGACACGCTGATGAAGAGCGACACCTACGGCACCGTGCTCGACAGCTACCGCTTCGCGCAGAAGTTCAAATACAAATTCCAGCTCGGCTTCATCCCCGACAGCTTCACCATGAAGGAGCAGGGTGTGTTCGAACGCTCCTACATGAACGCGCTCTACCAGGTCGGGTACGAGGCCGGCCGCCGCGGCGGCGACTGGCACGACGTGCCGCCGGGTTTGTATAATTGA
- a CDS encoding D-glycerate dehydrogenase — MARKKPLVVVTRKLPDKIETRMRELFDARLNVEDTPMTQAQLIEAVNTADVLVPAITDRIDATVIGQAGPNFKLIANFGNGVDHIDVTAATTRGITVTNTPGVLTEDTADMTMALILAVPRRLTEGAALLTEEDGVWPGWSPTWMLGHRIWGKRLGIIGMGRIGQAVARRAKAFGLQIHYHNRRPLPAAIEEELEATYWDSLDQMLARMDILSVNCPHTPATYHLLSARRLKLVRPDAYIVNTARGEVIDESALARMIETGEIAGAGLDVFEQEPAVSPKLLKLARQGKVVLLPHMGSATVEARIDTGEKVIVNIKTFMDGHRPPDKVLPSMI, encoded by the coding sequence GCAAGAAGCCGCTCGTGGTTGTTACGCGCAAGCTGCCCGACAAGATCGAGACGCGGATGCGCGAATTATTCGACGCCCGGCTGAACGTCGAAGACACTCCGATGACGCAGGCCCAGCTCATCGAGGCGGTCAACACCGCCGACGTGCTGGTGCCGGCCATCACCGACCGCATCGACGCCACGGTGATCGGCCAGGCCGGCCCGAATTTCAAGCTGATCGCCAATTTCGGCAACGGCGTCGATCATATTGACGTCACCGCCGCCACCACCCGCGGCATCACCGTGACCAACACGCCCGGCGTCCTCACCGAGGACACCGCCGACATGACCATGGCGCTGATCCTCGCCGTGCCGCGCCGCCTCACCGAAGGTGCTGCGCTGCTCACCGAGGAGGATGGGGTGTGGCCCGGCTGGTCGCCGACCTGGATGCTCGGCCACCGCATCTGGGGCAAGCGTCTCGGCATCATCGGCATGGGCCGCATCGGGCAGGCGGTGGCACGCCGCGCCAAGGCGTTCGGCCTGCAGATCCACTACCATAATCGTCGTCCGCTGCCCGCGGCGATCGAGGAGGAGCTGGAAGCCACCTATTGGGACAGCCTCGACCAGATGCTGGCCCGCATGGACATCCTCTCGGTCAATTGCCCGCACACCCCGGCGACCTATCATCTGCTCTCCGCCCGCCGGCTGAAGCTGGTGCGGCCGGACGCCTACATCGTCAACACCGCGCGCGGCGAGGTGATCGACGAGAGCGCACTGGCCCGCATGATCGAGACCGGCGAGATCGCCGGCGCCGGGCTCGACGTGTTCGAGCAGGAGCCGGCGGTAAGCCCGAAGCTGCTGAAGCTCGCCCGGCAGGGCAAGGTGGTGCTGCTGCCGCACATGGGCTCGGCGACGGTCGAGGCCCGCATCGACACCGGTGAGAAGGTGATCGTGAACATCAAGACCTTCATGGACGGCCACCGGCCGCCGGACAAAGTGCTGCCGTCGATGATCTAG